The genomic region GAGCCTTCCGCTTCCGGCCGCGGGATCCGCACCCTCGTCGGCAGAGTGTTGATGAACAGGCCGACGATCTCCTCGACCCGGTCCAGCTCTGGCGGGCGGCCCGAAACGGTGACGCCGAAGACCACGTCGTCGACGTTGGCGTAGCGTGCCAACAGCAGCGCCCAGGAAGCCTGGACCAGGGTGTTCACCGTCAGCTTGTGCTGTCGCGCGAAACTCTGGATCTTCCGGTCCGCGGACTTGGGCAGCGCGTGTACCCGCTCAGCGTAGCGTCGTGGGCGATCCGTTTCGGGGCGATCGAAGATCACCGGCGTGGGCTCGTCGAAGCCCGCCAGCCACTCCTTCCACCAAACCTCGGCGACTTCCAGCCCCTGACGGTCCAACCACTCGATGTAGTTGCGGAACGGCGGCGTCTGCGGCAACTCCAGCGTCGTGCCCTGACAGGCTGCGCCGTAGAGCCGCTGGAACTCCTCGAAGACCAGCGGCAGACTCCAGCCGTCCAACAGGATCTGGTGGAAGGACCACACCAGCAGATAGCTCTCCTCCGCCACCTGGGCCAGCAGCACGCTGCTCAGCGGGGCCGTCTCCAGCTCAAAGCCCTTCGAGCGGCCTTGCTCCAGGTACCGGGTCAACTGCCGCTGGAGATCCTCCGGCGAGAATCTGCTCCAATCCCGATATTCGATCGGCAGCTCTGCGGACCGCTGCACCAGCTGCAGCGGGCGGTCCAGGCCTTCCCAGCGGAACGATGTGCGGAAGATCTCCTGGCGTTCCACCAAACGCCGCCACGCCTTCTCGAAGGCGTCCTGGTCCAGCACCGTGTCGATGGGGGTGGTCATCTGCCCGACGTAGACCCCCGCCTCCGGCTCGAAGATCGTCTCGAAGAGCATGCCCTGCTGCAGCGGCGACAAGGGATAGAGGTCCTGCAGCTCCGGCACTTCCGTGGCCAGCGAGTCGAGGGTCTCCTGGTCGATCC from Acidobacteriota bacterium harbors:
- a CDS encoding condensation domain-containing protein: NGLGYGLLRDYGAASVRRELARQPVAQILFNHLGQMDTGAEEAGAGGDDLPFGLSGEGVGPSAGADALRTHLLDVETMVQDGRLEISLGYSRNRHKATTMEALADAFVESLERLAEHCQSPEAGAWTPSDFPLARIDQETLDSLATEVPELQDLYPLSPLQQGMLFETIFEPEAGVYVGQMTTPIDTVLDQDAFEKAWRRLVERQEIFRTSFRWEGLDRPLQLVQRSAELPIEYRDWSRFSPEDLQRQLTRYLEQGRSKGFELETAPLSSVLLAQVAEESYLLVWSFHQILLDGWSLPLVFEEFQRLYGAACQGTTLELPQTPPFRNYIEWLDRQGLEVAEVWWKEWLAGFDEPTPVIFDRPETDRPRRYAERVHALPKSADRKIQSFARQHKLTVNTLVQASWALLLARYANVDDVVFGVTVSGRPPELDRVEEIVGLFINTLPTRVRIPRPEAEGSAVLDWLEAQQARQLELRQYEHTPLAEVQKWSDVAAGDGLFDTFMVFQNYPLDDANEAQKAGGAQAASADQAGEGAGGEVPENVAANPLASSDTATEERSNFALTLVAYPDPSLAMDLEYNAERHDVATIERMLRHLETLLTGMVANPQLPVAQLPLLSASERQQLEQEWGRGERVPWPAP